The genomic window TTAACACTACATAAGGGGTACAGATTACGATATGTGCAAGCAATAATGTTCCATATCCTTGAGGAATATTTAATGTCGCTGTGAACAGCAACAATGCGCTTGCTGTCACTATATCGGCATTCAAAATGGTTATTTGATTGACGCCGCTAATTATAGTTTTAGGCGCTTTTCTCATGCTGTATATTCCTACTGCGCTTATTGTGCCTATTAGTGTAGCAATTGTGGCAGCACTTAGCCCAATTATGACTGTATTAGCAACAGCTCTCAAAATGGCTTCGTTTTGGAAAAGTTCTATATAAAGATTAACTGAAAAACCTGTCCATACGCCAAAAGCCTTTGATTCAGTAAAAGACAATACCATCAAAAACAAAATGGGCAAATACATTAAAAATAACATTATTACTACAAAGCTTCTTGCCAAAATCTTTTTTACCATAGCCCACCCCTTGCAGTCGTTCCGCGTGAAAATTTGTTAGTTACCCACATTGACAATCCAATCATCAATAGCAGTATCAAGGACATTGCGCTGCCTATATTCCAGCTGTCATATGTGAACCACAAATCAATAAAGTTACCAAATAGTTTTATTTTGTTATTGCTCAAAATATCGCTTATAGCCAGAGTTGACATTGAAGGCATAAATACCATAAGCGCACCGCTTATTACACCAGGCACAGAAAGCGGAACAATTGTCTTTAAAAACACCTTGTTGGGACTTGCTCCCAAATCCTGCGACGCTTCTATAAGCGATCTGTCAATACCTTTTAGTTCAGTATAAATAGGCAAAATCATAAACGGCAAGAAATCATAAACCAAGCCTGTTATTACTGTAAAGTAACCCATTTGA from Clostridia bacterium includes these protein-coding regions:
- a CDS encoding ABC transporter permease; the protein is MVKKILARSFVVIMLFLMYLPILFLMVLSFTESKAFGVWTGFSVNLYIELFQNEAILRAVANTVIIGLSAATIATLIGTISAVGIYSMRKAPKTIISGVNQITILNADIVTASALLLFTATLNIPQGYGTLLLAHIVICTPYVVLSVMPKLSSLDPNLYEAALDLGATPTKALFKVMIPQLVPGMITGFVLALTLSMDDFVISNYTNGGVETISTFVYKDAARAGLTPSLRALSTIIFVVVLTVLIAINIYSNKKQRHSDREAVE
- a CDS encoding ABC transporter permease, which translates into the protein MKLNFKMTRKQFAIPYVIFLAVFVVFPLILVLVYAFMDENGGFSISNFAVIFSDGTIWVFLKSFLIALITTGVCMLIGYPIAYILSQAKYGFPKIIIFLFVLPMWVNFLLRTLSIKFLFEYVGIQMGYFTVITGLVYDFLPFMILPIYTELKGIDRSLIEASQDLGASPNKVFLKTIVPLSVPGVISGALMVFMPSMSTLAISDILSNNKIKLFGNFIDLWFTYDSWNIGSAMSLILLLMIGLSMWVTNKFSRGTTARGGLW